Below is a genomic region from Desulfovibrio intestinalis.
TAAGCTTGTCGGCCAAAGCGCGCATCCGGGTGGGCTCTCCTTTGAGCACCAGCACCTCAAGGCAATTGTAGTGGTCAAGATGCACATGCAGGGTGGTGACTATGAGGTCGTGGTCGTCATGCTGGATCTGCATGAGGCGGCGGGAAAGATCGTTTTTGTGATGATCGTAAACCAGCGTGAGCGTGCCCGCGCCGTATGCGTCGCTATTCCATTTTTCTTCCACCAGCGCCTTGCGGATGAGATCTCGTATGGCCTCGGAGCGGTTGGGGTAACTTTTGCGCCGGCAGAGTTCGTCA
It encodes:
- the nikR gene encoding nickel-responsive transcriptional regulator NikR, translating into MGNLARFGVSLDEDLLEPFDELCRRKSYPNRSEAIRDLIRKALVEEKWNSDAYGAGTLTLVYDHHKNDLSRRLMQIQHDDHDLIVTTLHVHLDHYNCLEVLVLKGEPTRMRALADKLIACRGVKHGTFTGTTTGEDLA